From the genome of Bacilli bacterium PM5-9:
AACTTTGATAAATCAATATTCTCATCATCTCTTTTTACTTGACGCTTAGCTTTATCAATAACAATATTAGAAAAAGAAATAATATTACTATCCTTCGTTTTTAATAAAACTTTCATCCTAGCATTTAATTCACGAGAAGAAAATGGTTTAGTCAAATAATCATCAGCACCAATCTCTAAGCCTTTAACAATATCCATTTCACCATCTTTAGCAGTCAACATAATAATTTTTAAATCTTCATTAGTCTTTCTAATTTCAGCAATAATATCATAGCCAGATAAGGAAGGTAACATCCAATCAATAATAGCTAAATCATAATATTCATTTTTTAATTTTTCTAATCCTTTTTTACCATCAGCACATAATTCAACTTCATAGTTATAACTTTTTAAATCAAATTCAAGTAATAATTGTAAAGAAACTTCATCTTCAATAACTAGTATTTTAGCCATTATAATTCAATAAACTTACCATTTCCAACAAAAATGATTGCTTCACAAATATTAGCAAGGTGTCCTCTAGATCTTTCTAAAGTTCTAATAACTCCCATCAATAACATAAATGATTCAACATTTTCATCTTCTATCAAACAAAAAGGATTACTTGAAATTGTTTCTTTTAATAAATCTTGAAGTTGGTTTTCATTTTTTATTATATCGTATGCACCATCAACATCACCATCAATAAATGCATTTTTAGCTTTTTCTAATAAATCAATTATGATATTAGACATTTTAAGTGAGTTTTTTAAGAATGTTTCATTAAGAAACGTTTTATCACAGTTTAGGATTGCTGTTTTAGAAATTGTTTTAGCATAATCACCAATTCTTTCTAAATCATTAGCAACCTTAATAATTGCAATTAATTTTCTTAAATCAGAGGCAACAGGTTGATATTTAGCAATAGCTATCATAACATCATAGTTAAGTTGTTCCTCTAAGCGATTGATTGCTTCATCACCATCAATGACACTCATAGCTTTTTTATTATCTTCTTGAACCAATGATTGAATAGCATTTTTTTGTGCCTCTATTGTACTATCAAACATTTCACTAAGCGATTCAATAATACTATTAATAACATCATCTAAAAATTTCATTTTTGTTCCTCCTATCCAAATCTTCCTGTTACATAATCTTCAGTTTGTTGTTTAGCTGGATTTGAAAAAATAACATTTGTTAAATCAAACTCAACTAGTTCACCCATTAAAAAGAATGCTGTATAATCACTAATTCTAGCCGCTTGTTGCATTGAATGAGTAACGATTATAATTGTATATTTATTTTTTAGAGATTCAATTAACTCTTCAATTTTTGCAGTAGCAATCGGATCTAATGCCGATGTTGGTTCATCCATTAAGATAACATCAGGATCCATTGCGATTGTTCTAGCAATACATAAACGTTGCTGTTGCCCCCCTGATAATCTTAAAGCACTTGTATGAAGTCTATCTTTAACTTCATCCCATAGTGCTGCTTTTTTTAAACTTTCTTCAACTAAATCATCAAGAATTGCTTTATTAGTAATTCCTTGACATTTAGGTCCATATATAACATTTTCATAAATGCTCATTGGGAAAGGATTTGGTTTTTGAAAAACCATTCCTACTTTTTTTCTTAATTCAATTACATTATATGATTCTGTATTTATATTATCATTTCCATAGATGATTTGTCCATCAATCTTACAATTTTCGATTAAATCATTCATTCTATTTAGACAACGAAGAAAAGTCGATTTACCACAACCAGACGGACCAATCATTGCAATAACCTTATTCTTTTTTAAATTTATATTTAAATTTTTTAAGGCATGATTTTGACCATAATATAAATTTAAATCTTTTACTTCAAAAATATTTTCCATTTTAATAACCTCTTTTCGCTTTAAAATATCTATCAACCAATTTTACAATTATATTTAAAAAGATAACAACAAATAATAAAATAAATGCAAGGGAATAGGCATCACTTATTCCTCCACTTGAATATGTTGGTTCTTGAATAATCAAATATAAATGAGTAGCTAAAGAAGCACCAGGATCTAATGGTGATGATGGCATACCATTCAAACTACCAATAACAAACATAATAGCAGCTGTCTCTCCAATAATTCTACCAATCGCAAGAACAACTCCATTAATAATACCATCAATACAAAATGGAATAACTACTCTAGTAATTGTAATGTACTTAGTTGCACCTAATGCTAAACTTGCTTCAATTTGTGAGCGATTAATTGTTTTAATAGCTTCTTCAGTATTTTTAATTAATAAAGGCAAAACAACAATTGATAGTGATAATGATCCAGCTAGAATTGAACGATTAATACCTATAAAATAAACAAAGAATGATAAAGCAAATAAACCATAAATTATAGATGGTATCCCAGTTAAACTATCAATTGAAAACCTAATTAAATTAACAACTTTTCCTTGCTTAGCATACATTTGTAAATATATTGCACTAAAAATACCTAATGGTACTGCGATTAATAAAGTTATTCCGACTAACATTAAAGTTGAAATAATTAATGCTTGAGAATTAAATAAGATATTAATATTCATTTCTTTTAATCCTTCAATTAATATAAATCCAATCACTAACACAATAAAAGCCACTAATAATATTATTGATAAATACATCAAAAAATTAATAAACTTAATTCCACCCTTTTTATTAAGCATTATTAGCACCACCTTTTTTTATCACAATTAATAAAATGTAGTTTAAAATCATTATAATAACAAACAAAACTATTCCAGTTGCATATAATGCACTTTGATGTAGACCAGAAGCATATGCCATTTCTGTTGCGATATTAGCAGTTAATGTACGTACAGGTTCAAGTAAATTTCCTGGGAAATTGACAGCATTTCCAGATACTAACATTACAGCCATTGTTTCTCCAACTACCTTGCCAGCCCCTAAAACTATTGCAGCCATTACTCCTTGAAAAGCTGCCCTAAGATCAACTTTGAAAATCGTTTGTGTTTCATTAGCTCCTAACGCTAGTGAAGCTTCTTTATATGATTTATCAGTTGCATCAAAAGCAGTGGTTGCTACACTAATAATTGTTGGTAATGCCATTAATGCTAGTACAACAATTGCAGCAAGCATACTATTACCACTTATTCCTTGAATATACATTCCCTTATCATCAATAAATTTAACTAATGTTTTTAAAATAAAGAAACCATAAATTACAGATGGAATACCTGCTAAAATATCAACAAAAAACATAACTGTCTTTTTCACTTTTTTTGAAGCAATTTTTGAAAGATATGCTGCACTAAAAACACCAATTGGAACTGATATAAACAATGAGATAAATGTCGAGAAAAGGGTTGTTAGCACCATATATAATAAACCATATTGAGCAGGGTTTGCATTTGGTGCCCATTCACTATTAAACAACATATTAAATAAACCATATTCTTTAATAACTGGTAATCCAGAAGCAAAGATAAAAACTATAATTATTAAAAGAAACGATGCTGCAATAAAAGCACTTACTTTATATGTTGTTTCAAAAAAGAATGCTTTTTTATTATTCATACCTATTACCTCACTTTACTGGAATATAATTATTATTTTTCACTATTTTTTGACCTTCATCACTTAAAATATAATTTATAAATTGTTTAATAATTTCATTTTCTTTTTTTGTAACAATAATAAAATCACGACTTAATAAATACTTTTTAGCTTTTATATTTTCTTCATTAGGTTTAACATTATTGATTGCTAATAACTTAATGTCATTATTAGCACTTCCTAATGATATATAACCAATCGCTCCCTTTTTTTGAATAACATTTTCTAAGATAGCTCCACTAGAGTTAACAATAATTGCTTTTGTTTTTGCTACTTCACTTGTTTTATTTTCATTTAATAAGCTCACAGTTTCTTCAAAAGCATCTCTTGTCCCACTACCATCTTCACGAGAAATAACTCTTATTGGAAGATTTTTTCCACCTACATCTTGCCAATTAGTTATTTTTCCACTATAAATATCATGAAGTTGTTGTAAACTGATATTATTAACTCCATTATCTTTATTAACAATTACACCAATTGCATCTAAAGCAATAACATAGCTATTCAAATTTAATTTCTTTTCTTCATCGTTTAATTCTCTTGATGACATTCCAATGTTTGATATATTATTTGCAACTGCCTTTATTCCAGCTGATGAACCATCAGCAGTTAAATTAATTTTCATATCATGATCTTTTTGGTATTTAAAAATAATTTCATTCATTAGTGGTGCAACTGATGTTGAACCGGATACTTCCATTTCAGCTTTTTGAGAGCATGACATTAAACCAAATGAAAGAAAAATTAATAAACTGATTATTTTTTTCATAGTATCCCTACTTTCAACTATATTTTAAAATTTGTTTATTAAAATAAAATGGAAGAAATGTTAAAATTGCGTTAAAAAAAGAGCAACATAATTGTTACTCTTTCATATTAACTTTTTCTTTCTAATACTTTGTTTGCTCTAGTAGAGATATTATAACAGTGATCTCCAATACGTTCTAAATCACTAATAATATCAATAAATACTGAAGTCGCAATACTTCCCATTCTCTCTTTATTCTTAACACGTTCAATATAAGCTGATTTAGCTTTAACTTCTAATTCATCTAATTCATCTTCTTTTTCATTTACTTCATTAATTATTTCTTTACTTGGTGAATCAAGTAATTTAGTAACATTAGCCATTAAAGAATCTAATAAATCAAAAATTAATAGTAAATCATCTAAAGCCATTGGTGTTAATTCTTCATTAGCATTATAAATATCTTCAAAATAATCAACAACATTAATACATTGATCTCCAACTCTTTCTAAGTCTTTTAATGAGTAGAATAAGTTATTATGTAAGATATTATCACGTTCTGAAATCGCATACGATCCTATTTCAACTAAATATGATGATATTTTATGGTTAAGTTCATTTACAATTTCTTCATTGCCATTAATTTTATCAACATATTTGTAATCTTTTGTTGTAATAAATTTTCGAGTGTTTCTTATCATTTTTTCGCAAATTGTTGACATTTCTAAAGTAGCTTTATATGCAACAGATACAGCAACCTCAGGCGATTCTTTAATTAGTGCTGGGTCTAGTGTAATTGTTGTACTAATAATATCATCTTCATCACCTTTATCTCTAACGATTTTAGTAGCTAAATAAACTAAACCGCCAATGAATGGGAATAAAAGAATAGTAGTGGTAACATTAAAGCTAGCATGCGCAAAGGCAATTTGCATTAATTTAGATAATCCTAAAACATCAGATCCCCAAACTACAAAGTTTAAAAATAATGGGAAAATTATTAAAAATATAATTGTTCCAAAAATATTAAACATAACGTGTGCTGCTGCAGCACGACGAGCTGCAAGGCTTCCACCAACAGCTGCTAAAATAGCAGTTATTGTTGTTCCAATATTATTACCAAATAAAATTGGAAGTGTTCCTTGTAAATCTAGTAATCCATCACTATACAAGCTTTGTAAAATACCAATTGTAGCTGAAGATGATTGGATTAAAACAGTCATTCCAATACCTAAGCTAACACCGGCAATTTTATTTTGACTTAATTCAACAGCAAAATCTTTAAATAATGGCATATCTGCAAGTACTTTTAATCCATCTCCCATTATGCTTAATCCAAAGAATAGGCATCCAAATGATAAAAGTAACATTGAAATTTGTTCTTGTCTTGGTTTTTTTGAAAACATGTAAGCAAATGCTCCAATAACAATAAAGTATGGTGCAAATTTAGAAAGGTTAAATCCAATCAAAATTGCTGTAATTGTTGTCCCAATATTTGCTCCCATGATAATACCAACAGCTTGTTTTAAATTCATCAAACCTGAACGAACTAAGCTAATTGTTAATGCAGTTGTTCCTGAACTTGATTGAATTAGTCCTGTAACCATTGCTCCAACAAAAACTCCCATAATTGGATTTGTTGTATATTTATCAATAAGAGTTTTCATTTTTGATCCAGCTAATAATTTTAGCTGATCTCCCATTGTCTTAATACCGAATAGAAATAACCCTAATCCTGCTAATACGATTAGTCCATCAAAATTAACTGCTTGTGCTTGTGAAATAAATTCTTGCATAGCGACCTCCTACTAAAACTCCTATATAATAATAGCAAATTTATATATTGATAACAAGTGTTTTTTACTCTTCTGGTTCTTCAAATAATGCTAGTTGTTCTTCATCAAGATTATTGTAATCATAAAGGTCTAATTCGTTGTCTTCTAATATATCAACCTTTATTGCATTTTCATCAAGTGGTTTTAAATGTAAATCACTAATAATACATGCATCAATAATTGTATTACCATTCTCTAATTTAATTGATTTTTTCAATCCCTCTTGAGCTTGTGATAATGGTGTATCGTATGCTTTTAATAAAGTAACATCATATTGAGAGTTTGTAACAAATAAATCAGCATTTTCAGCAATAGCGAATATTTTTAAAACTTCATCTGGATTAGTTTTTTTATTTTTAACATATAAAACACCTTTTGTAACACGATTTCCAATTTCAACTCCACCAATATGCAATCTCTTTGTCTGTCCATTTTCAAAAACAAAATATAATTGTTCTTTACTAAATGCTGAACATGAAATAGCACTTACAAGTTCATCATCAACTAGTTTCATAGCTTTAATACCTGCTGATTTTAAACCAGTTAATGATACTGCTTTTAGAGAATATCTTAAAACATAACCTTTTTTAGAAACTAGAATTACATCATCGGCTTGTGATGCCACAAAATTAGCACATATTAAATCATCATTTTTCAATTTCATGTATTTAGCAACTTTACTATATCTTGAAAGTTCTAAATCTTTAATTAGTGATTGTTTAATCATACCACTTTTACTTACACTTACTAAGGTATGATTAATATTAAAGTCATTAACTAAAATTGCACTAACAACTTTTTCATCTTTAACACCCGAAACATAATTATTAATATGTTTTCCAAAATCTTTCCACTTTGTCTCTTGGATTTCATATACAGGCAAAAATGCATAATTTCCATTATCAAAGAATATCAATAATTTATCAAGAGTACTTGCTGTTGACATTGCAAAAATAAAATCATCTTCTTTTCTAACAATATCTTCGCTACTTGATTGATATGAGCGCATACTTGAACGTTTAATATATCCATCTTTTGAAATACTAATCATTACTTCACTATCTTGGATAAGTTGTTCTTTATTAATAATAATTTCTTCAATATCATCTTCTATTATAGATTTACGATCTTCTTTAAACTCATCTCTAACTTCTTCTAATTTTGCAATTATCTCCTGATTTAGAACTTTTGGATCAGCAAGTATTGAACTTAATTTTCTAATATAAGCTAATAATTTTTCATGCTCTTCTTGTAATACTTCAATATCAGTATTACTTAAACGATATAACCTTAAATCAACAATTGCTTCAGCTTGAGCTTTTGTAAAGTTAAAACGAGACATTAAGTTTTCAATAGAATCATGTCGATTAAGACTTTCTCTAATAATTTGAATAACTTCATCAATAACATCTACTGCATTAATTAAACCCTCAACAATATGCATTCTCTTTTGTGATAGATCTAATTCATAGTTTGTCATATTAATCAAAACATCTTTTTGATGATTAATATAGCAATCCAATAATGGTAAAATACCTAAAAGTTTTGGACTTTTATTAACGATTGCCACCATATTAAAGTTATAGTAAATTTGTAAGTTAGTATTTTTATATAAATAATTTAAAACTAAGTTTTCATCAGCTTCTTTTTTTAATTCAATAACAATACTCAATCCATTACGATCTGATTCATCTCTAATTGCGATTATTCCATCAATAACTTTATCATACTTTATTTCTTCAAGCTTTCTAACTAAATCAGCTTTATTTACATCATAAGGAATCTCACTTATTGTAATTACTTTTATATTTTTAACTAGCTCAACATTTAATTTAGCTCTAACAACAATTCTTCCACGACCAGTTTCATAAGCTTTTTTAATTTCGTTTTTACCTTGAATAATTCCACCAGTACAAAAATCAGGTCCTTTAACAATTTTTAAAACTTCATCAAGCTCACAAGTAGGATTTTTTATTCTTAAAATTGTTGCATTAATAATTTCCTCTAAATTATGACTAGGTATTTCTGTTGCATAACCTGCTGAAATTCCAGTACTTCCATTAATAAGTAAAGCTGGAAAATATGCAGGTAAAACAACTGGTTCTAATTCAGTATCATCAAAATTTGGTGCAAAGGCAACTGTGTTTTTATCCACATTTTCTAATAATTTCATTGCAATTGGACTTAATCTTGCCTCAGTATATCTCATTGCTGCTGCTGAATCACCATCTATTGACCCATTATTACCATGCATATCAACTAATGGATAATTCAATTTAAAATCTTGTGATAATCTAACCATTGCATCATAAACACTACTATCACCATGAGGGTGATAATTACCAATAATTACTCCAACTGATTTAGCTGATTTACGATATGGTTTATTAAAATGATTTCCTTCTTTAAACATAGCATACATTATTCTTCTTTGAACTGGTTTTAGTCCATCACGAGCATCGGGAATTGCACGATCTTGAATAATATATTTAGAATAACGAGCAAATCCATCACCAACAACATCTTCAAGGTTCATTAAAAGTGTATTTACATCCATTATTTTAACTCTCCTTTAATCATATTTGCATATTCATCTTCCATAGTAAAACTAACGTTTTCATCAATCCATTCACGTCTTGGTTCAACTTTATCTCCCATTAATGTATTTATTCTTTTTTCAACAATTGCCATATCAGCAATCGTTACTTTAATTAATTTTCTTTGTTCTGGATCCATTGTTGTATCCCATAATTGAGATGCATTCATTTCTCCAAGTCCTTTATATCTTTGAATTTCACCTTTACCATGCTCATCAATTAATTCATATAATTCATTTTCATCATAAGCATATTCTACAATTGTTTTTTTACCAGCTTTTTTTGTATATTTGAATAATGGTGGGCATGCTAGATAAACTTTCTCTTTTAAGAATAAATCTTTCATATATAAATAAAAGAAAGTTAACAATAAAACTTGAATATGTGCTCCATCTGTATCAGCATCGGTCATAATTATTATTTTTCCATAGTTAATATCTTCAGCACTAA
Proteins encoded in this window:
- a CDS encoding phosphate transport system protein (product_source=KO:K02039; cath_funfam=1.20.58.220; cog=COG0704; ko=KO:K02039; pfam=PF01895; superfamily=109755; tigrfam=TIGR02135), which codes for MKFLDDVINSIIESLSEMFDSTIEAQKNAIQSLVQEDNKKAMSVIDGDEAINRLEEQLNYDVMIAIAKYQPVASDLRKLIAIIKVANDLERIGDYAKTISKTAILNCDKTFLNETFLKNSLKMSNIIIDLLEKAKNAFIDGDVDGAYDIIKNENQLQDLLKETISSNPFCLIEDENVESFMLLMGVIRTLERSRGHLANICEAIIFVGNGKFIEL
- a CDS encoding phosphate transport system ATP-binding protein (product_source=KO:K02036; cath_funfam=3.40.50.300; cog=COG1117; ko=KO:K02036; pfam=PF00005; smart=SM00382; superfamily=52540; tigrfam=TIGR00972), coding for MENIFEVKDLNLYYGQNHALKNLNINLKKNKVIAMIGPSGCGKSTFLRCLNRMNDLIENCKIDGQIIYGNDNINTESYNVIELRKKVGMVFQKPNPFPMSIYENVIYGPKCQGITNKAILDDLVEESLKKAALWDEVKDRLHTSALRLSGGQQQRLCIARTIAMDPDVILMDEPTSALDPIATAKIEELIESLKNKYTIIIVTHSMQQAARISDYTAFFLMGELVEFDLTNVIFSNPAKQQTEDYVTGRFG
- a CDS encoding DNA-binding response OmpR family regulator (product_source=COG0745; cath_funfam=1.10.10.10,3.40.50.2300; cog=COG0745; pfam=PF00072,PF00486; smart=SM00448; superfamily=52172), with the protein product MAKILVIEDEVSLQLLLEFDLKSYNYEVELCADGKKGLEKLKNEYYDLAIIDWMLPSLSGYDIIAEIRKTNEDLKIIMLTAKDGEMDIVKGLEIGADDYLTKPFSSRELNARMKVLLKTKDSNIISFSNIVIDKAKRQVKRDDENIDLSKLEFDLLLYFYDNKDIVVSREMIYEKLWNQDEDIDLRVIDTHVSSIKKKLKIKDNIVSKRGVGYLFTI
- a CDS encoding phosphate:Na+ symporter (product_source=KO:K03324; cath_funfam=1.20.58.220; cog=COG1283; ko=KO:K03324; pfam=PF01895,PF02690; superfamily=109755; tigrfam=TIGR00704; transmembrane_helix_parts=Outside_1_9,TMhelix_10_29,Inside_30_55,TMhelix_56_78,Outside_79_92,TMhelix_93_115,Inside_116_117,TMhelix_118_133,Outside_134_142,TMhelix_143_165,Inside_166_184,TMhelix_185_207,Outside_208_221,TMhelix_222_244,Inside_245_255,TMhelix_256_278,Outside_279_292,TMhelix_293_315,Inside_316_555); amino-acid sequence: MQEFISQAQAVNFDGLIVLAGLGLFLFGIKTMGDQLKLLAGSKMKTLIDKYTTNPIMGVFVGAMVTGLIQSSSGTTALTISLVRSGLMNLKQAVGIIMGANIGTTITAILIGFNLSKFAPYFIVIGAFAYMFSKKPRQEQISMLLLSFGCLFFGLSIMGDGLKVLADMPLFKDFAVELSQNKIAGVSLGIGMTVLIQSSSATIGILQSLYSDGLLDLQGTLPILFGNNIGTTITAILAAVGGSLAARRAAAAHVMFNIFGTIIFLIIFPLFLNFVVWGSDVLGLSKLMQIAFAHASFNVTTTILLFPFIGGLVYLATKIVRDKGDEDDIISTTITLDPALIKESPEVAVSVAYKATLEMSTICEKMIRNTRKFITTKDYKYVDKINGNEEIVNELNHKISSYLVEIGSYAISERDNILHNNLFYSLKDLERVGDQCINVVDYFEDIYNANEELTPMALDDLLLIFDLLDSLMANVTKLLDSPSKEIINEVNEKEDELDELEVKAKSAYIERVKNKERMGSIATSVFIDIISDLERIGDHCYNISTRANKVLERKS
- a CDS encoding topoisomerase-4 subunit A (product_source=KO:K02621; cath_funfam=2.120.10.90,3.90.199.10; cog=COG0188; ko=KO:K02621; pfam=PF00521,PF03989; smart=SM00434; superfamily=101904,56719; tigrfam=TIGR01061), with the translated sequence MDVNTLLMNLEDVVGDGFARYSKYIIQDRAIPDARDGLKPVQRRIMYAMFKEGNHFNKPYRKSAKSVGVIIGNYHPHGDSSVYDAMVRLSQDFKLNYPLVDMHGNNGSIDGDSAAAMRYTEARLSPIAMKLLENVDKNTVAFAPNFDDTELEPVVLPAYFPALLINGSTGISAGYATEIPSHNLEEIINATILRIKNPTCELDEVLKIVKGPDFCTGGIIQGKNEIKKAYETGRGRIVVRAKLNVELVKNIKVITISEIPYDVNKADLVRKLEEIKYDKVIDGIIAIRDESDRNGLSIVIELKKEADENLVLNYLYKNTNLQIYYNFNMVAIVNKSPKLLGILPLLDCYINHQKDVLINMTNYELDLSQKRMHIVEGLINAVDVIDEVIQIIRESLNRHDSIENLMSRFNFTKAQAEAIVDLRLYRLSNTDIEVLQEEHEKLLAYIRKLSSILADPKVLNQEIIAKLEEVRDEFKEDRKSIIEDDIEEIIINKEQLIQDSEVMISISKDGYIKRSSMRSYQSSSEDIVRKEDDFIFAMSTASTLDKLLIFFDNGNYAFLPVYEIQETKWKDFGKHINNYVSGVKDEKVVSAILVNDFNINHTLVSVSKSGMIKQSLIKDLELSRYSKVAKYMKLKNDDLICANFVASQADDVILVSKKGYVLRYSLKAVSLTGLKSAGIKAMKLVDDELVSAISCSAFSKEQLYFVFENGQTKRLHIGGVEIGNRVTKGVLYVKNKKTNPDEVLKIFAIAENADLFVTNSQYDVTLLKAYDTPLSQAQEGLKKSIKLENGNTIIDACIISDLHLKPLDENAIKVDILEDNELDLYDYNNLDEEQLALFEEPEE
- a CDS encoding phosphate transport system permease protein (product_source=KO:K02037; cath_funfam=1.10.3720.10; cog=COG0573; ko=KO:K02037; pfam=PF00528; superfamily=161098; tigrfam=TIGR02138; transmembrane_helix_parts=Inside_1_16,TMhelix_17_39,Outside_40_70,TMhelix_71_93,Inside_94_105,TMhelix_106_128,Outside_129_147,TMhelix_148_170,Inside_171_202,TMhelix_203_225,Outside_226_261,TMhelix_262_284,Inside_285_292), producing the protein MNNKKAFFFETTYKVSAFIAASFLLIIIVFIFASGLPVIKEYGLFNMLFNSEWAPNANPAQYGLLYMVLTTLFSTFISLFISVPIGVFSAAYLSKIASKKVKKTVMFFVDILAGIPSVIYGFFILKTLVKFIDDKGMYIQGISGNSMLAAIVVLALMALPTIISVATTAFDATDKSYKEASLALGANETQTIFKVDLRAAFQGVMAAIVLGAGKVVGETMAVMLVSGNAVNFPGNLLEPVRTLTANIATEMAYASGLHQSALYATGIVLFVIIMILNYILLIVIKKGGANNA
- a CDS encoding phosphate transport system permease protein (product_source=KO:K02038; cath_funfam=1.10.3720.10; cog=COG0581; ko=KO:K02038; pfam=PF00528; superfamily=161098; tigrfam=TIGR00974; transmembrane_helix_parts=Inside_1_12,TMhelix_13_35,Outside_36_54,TMhelix_55_77,Inside_78_97,TMhelix_98_120,Outside_121_123,TMhelix_124_143,Inside_144_171,TMhelix_172_194,Outside_195_240,TMhelix_241_259,Inside_260_272), which codes for MLNKKGGIKFINFLMYLSIILLVAFIVLVIGFILIEGLKEMNINILFNSQALIISTLMLVGITLLIAVPLGIFSAIYLQMYAKQGKVVNLIRFSIDSLTGIPSIIYGLFALSFFVYFIGINRSILAGSLSLSIVVLPLLIKNTEEAIKTINRSQIEASLALGATKYITITRVVIPFCIDGIINGVVLAIGRIIGETAAIMFVIGSLNGMPSSPLDPGASLATHLYLIIQEPTYSSGGISDAYSLAFILLFVVIFLNIIVKLVDRYFKAKRGY
- a CDS encoding phosphate transport system substrate-binding protein (product_source=KO:K02040; cath_funfam=3.40.190.10; cleavage_site_network=SignalP-noTM; cog=COG0226; ko=KO:K02040; pfam=PF12849; superfamily=53850; tigrfam=TIGR02136); its protein translation is MKKIISLLIFLSFGLMSCSQKAEMEVSGSTSVAPLMNEIIFKYQKDHDMKINLTADGSSAGIKAVANNISNIGMSSRELNDEEKKLNLNSYVIALDAIGVIVNKDNGVNNISLQQLHDIYSGKITNWQDVGGKNLPIRVISREDGSGTRDAFEETVSLLNENKTSEVAKTKAIIVNSSGAILENVIQKKGAIGYISLGSANNDIKLLAINNVKPNEENIKAKKYLLSRDFIIVTKKENEIIKQFINYILSDEGQKIVKNNNYIPVK